A region of Maridesulfovibrio bastinii DSM 16055 DNA encodes the following proteins:
- a CDS encoding cobalt-precorrin 5A hydrolase, translating into MVNKRIAIYALTAKGAELGILLRSLFDADLFVLSRYCDAESISFRKLSEIFPDNFKKYDSHVFISACGIVVRSIAPLLESKLSDPAVVVIDQQAKFVISLLSGHLGGANELTEKIAAKINAQAVITTATDVSGLPSIDLVAKESGLYAVNPAAFKHVSSAVLDGEDICIYDPHEIFCPAAKFPAVRIDSLEDFTRDKTGIYIGTGRALNNKKILCLHPESLYIGIGCRRGASETEIMELLTQVLSSADLSCERIVKISSVDLKKNEAGLLAVAKKLGVETAFYSPEDLETQHVESPSDFVLQTVGVASVCEAAALKSSGGKLIIGKRKTSKVTVAVAVKC; encoded by the coding sequence ATGGTAAATAAAAGAATTGCAATATATGCCTTGACCGCAAAGGGTGCTGAACTCGGAATCCTTTTAAGGTCGTTATTTGATGCAGACCTGTTTGTGCTGTCCCGCTATTGTGATGCTGAATCGATAAGTTTCCGAAAACTTTCTGAAATCTTTCCTGATAATTTTAAAAAATACGATTCCCATGTTTTCATATCCGCCTGCGGCATTGTTGTGCGCTCCATTGCTCCGTTATTAGAGTCAAAGTTGAGTGATCCTGCTGTCGTTGTTATTGATCAGCAGGCAAAATTTGTTATCAGCCTTCTTTCAGGACACTTGGGCGGAGCTAATGAACTGACTGAAAAGATTGCCGCTAAAATAAATGCACAGGCGGTAATAACAACGGCAACGGATGTCAGTGGACTGCCTTCAATTGATCTTGTTGCTAAGGAATCAGGATTGTACGCTGTAAACCCCGCTGCTTTTAAGCATGTGAGTTCAGCTGTGCTGGATGGAGAGGATATTTGTATTTACGATCCTCATGAAATATTTTGCCCGGCTGCTAAATTTCCCGCAGTCAGAATTGATTCATTAGAAGATTTTACCAGAGACAAGACCGGGATATATATAGGCACCGGCAGAGCACTAAATAATAAAAAAATATTGTGTCTTCATCCTGAATCCCTTTATATCGGTATAGGGTGCCGGCGGGGTGCCTCTGAAACTGAAATTATGGAACTGCTTACGCAGGTTCTGTCCTCAGCTGATTTGAGTTGTGAGCGTATTGTAAAAATTTCATCGGTTGATTTGAAAAAAAATGAAGCCGGACTTCTCGCTGTGGCAAAAAAACTGGGAGTTGAAACAGCTTTTTATTCTCCTGAAGATTTAGAAACTCAGCATGTTGAATCCCCGTCTGATTTTGTCCTTCAGACGGTTGGAGTAGCCAGTGTCTGTGAAGCCGCCGCTCTTAAAAGTTCCGGCGGAAAACTGATAATAGGCAAAAGAAAAACTTCTAAAGTAACTGTGGCGGTGGCTGTAAAATGTTAA